A stretch of the Gossypium hirsutum isolate 1008001.06 chromosome D07, Gossypium_hirsutum_v2.1, whole genome shotgun sequence genome encodes the following:
- the LOC107954165 gene encoding GDSL esterase/lipase At5g22810, whose translation MKFSSNFIVVFVLFAFVLTVANGQPLVPAMFIFGDSVVDVGNNNNLYTIIKADFPPYGRDFLNHKPTGRFCNGKLASDFTAENIGFTDYPPAYLSKKAKGNNLLIGANFASASSGYYETTAKLYHTLSLSKQLENYKQYQNKLVAIAGKSNASSIISDGIYLISSGSSDFLQNYYINPLLYKSYTPDQFSDVLIESYANFIQNLYKLGARKIGVTTLPPLGCLPAAITVFGSDSNECVAKLNKVAVSFNNKLNATSQRLQTKLPNLKLVVFDIYQSLYSLVTKPADSGFAEARKACCGTGLLETSILCNPKSIGTCANASEYVFWDGFHPSEAANKILADDLLSSGISLIS comes from the exons ATGAAGTTTTCAAGCAATTTCATAGTTGTATTTGTGCTCTTTGCATTTGTGCTCACAGTGGCAAATGGACAGCCCCTTGTTCCTGCCATGTTCATATTCGGGGACTCGGTTGTTGATGTAGGAAACAACAATAACCTCTACACTATCATAAAAGCAGACTTCCCTCCTTATGGGAGGGATTTTTTGAATCACAAACCAACCGGAAGATTCTGTAATGGAAAATTAGCCTCGGACTTCACTG CTGAGAACATTGGCTTCACTGATTACCCACCAGCTTATCTCAGCAAAAAGGCCAAAGGAAATAACCTGTTAATTGGAGCCAATTTTGCATCAGCTTCTTCTGGTTATTATGAGACTACAGCAAAGTTATAT CATACACTTTCATTGAGTAAGCAATTGGAGAACTACAAGCAGTATCAAAATAAATTGGTGGCCATTGCAGGGAAATCCAATGCTTCTTCAATAATATCGGATGGAATCTACCTTATCAGTTCTGGGAGTAGTGATTTTCTTCAAAACTATTACATTAATCCTCTTTTATACAAGTCCTATACACCTGATCAATTCTCGGATGTTCTCATTGAATCATATGCTAACTTCATCCAG AATTTGTACAAGCTCGGAGCAAGGAAAATTGGAGTGACGACATTGCCACCGTTGGGATGCTTACCAGCAGCCATAACAGTTTTCGGATCAGATAGCAACGAGTGTGTGGCTAAGTTAAATAAGGTAGCAGTTTCATTCAACAACAAACTCAATGCAACATCTCAAAGGTTGCAGACAAAGCtccccaaccttaaattggtGGTCTTTGACATCTACCAATCTCTCTATAGCCTTGTCACTAAACCTGCTGACAGCG GTTTTGCAGAAGCAAGAAAAGCTTGTTGTGGAACCGGATTGTTGGAAACATCAATATTGTGCAATCCGAAATCCATTGGGACATGCGCAAATGCATCTGAATATGTTTTCTGGGATGGATTCCACCCATCAGAAGCTGCAAACAAGATTTTAGCAGATGATCTGCTGAGCAGTGGAATTTCTCTTATTTCCTAA
- the LOC107954163 gene encoding putative phospholipid:diacylglycerol acyltransferase 2: MASVLRFRKLCYVESAVKCTSVGYESFEIDEKLDEKEEDVLSANNFALEINKKRKLPKRQPKEWRCLDSCCWIIGYLCTTWWLLLFCYHCLPVTLLRVPELPGPGVRLKREGLTALHPVVLVPGIVTGGLELWEGRPCADGLFRKRLWGGGSFTQIFKRPLCLLEHLSLHYETGLDPQGIRVRAVPGLVGADYFAPGYFVWAVLIENLAKIGYEGKNLHMAAYDWRLSFQNTEIRDHALTRLKSKIELMYISNGYKKVVAVPHSMGVIYFLHFLKWVETPPPMGGGGGPGWCAKHIKAVMNIGPAFLGVPKAVSNLFSAEGKDVSYIRAMAPGVFDSEILGLQTFERVMRMARTWDSIVSLLPKGGEVIWGNMDRSPEEGHVCDFSKKSHSKTSLTTNNVNNSDVKRGFLVKDLANYGRIISFGKPASVLHSSKLPTADSKEFSRTSTSENFNNFSCGEAWTEYDEMSRQSIQNVAADKAYTTTTLLDLLRFVAPKLMRRAEAHFSHGIAENLDDPKYNHYKYWSNPLETKLSDAPDMEIYCMYGVGIPTERSYVYKLSPNSRCKSIPYQIDNSVHGEDGSCLKGGVYFADGDESVPVLSAGFMCAKGWRGRTRFNPSGIATYIREYRHKPPTSLMEGRGIESGSHVDIMGNFALIEDIMRVAAGATGDEIGGDQIHSEIIKMSERINLGL; encoded by the exons ATGGCCTCTGTTCTAAGGTTTAGGAAACTATGCTATGTAGAGTCAGCGGTTAAGTGTACTTCAGTGGGGTATGAATCTTTTGAGATTGATGAAAAACTCGACGAGAAGGAAGAGGATGTCCTTTCTGCTAACAACTTTGCCTTGGAAATCAACAAGAAGAGAAAACTACCTAAGAGGCAACCAAAAGAATGGAGGTGCTTAGATTCTTGCTGTTGGATTATTGGTTACCTTTGCACCACTTGGTGGCTCCTTTTGTTCTGCTACCACTGCTTGCCTGTTACATTGCTTCGGGTTCCTGAATTACCAGGCCCCGGAGTGAGGCTTAAGCGTGAAGGCTTGACGGCCCTTCACCCTGTCGTTTTAGTCCCTGGCATTGTCACCGGTGGCCTAGAGCTTTGGGAAGGCAGGCCTTGTGCCGATGGTCTGTTTCGTAAACGCCTTTGGGGTGGTGGTAGCTTCACTCAGATCTTCAAAAG GCCTTTGTGTTTGTTGGAGCACTTGTCTTTGCACTATGAAACTGGCCTTGACCCACAAGGAATTCGAGTTCGTGCCGTTCCGGGGCTGGTTGGAGCCGATTATTTTGCTCCTGGATATTTCGTGTGGGCTGTTctcattgaaaatttggcgaaaATCGGCTATGAGGGCAAGAATTTGCATATGGCTGCTTATGATTGGAGGCTATCTTTCCAGAATACAGAG ATTCGGGACCATGCTCTTACTAGGCTGAAAAGTAAAATTGAGCTAATGTATATAAGCAATGGGTATAAGAAAGTGGTAGCGGTGCCCCATTCCATGGGGGTCATCTATTTTCTTCACTTCCTTAAATGGGTTGAAACACCTCCTCCTATGGGGGGCGGTGGTGGTCCAGGTTGGTGTGCCAAGCACATCAAGGCCGTCATGAACATTGGTCCTGCGTTTCTCGGTGTTCCAAAGGCTGTTAGTAATTTGTTCTCTGCTGAGGGCAAAGATGTTTCTTACATCAG AGCTATGGCTCCGGGAGTTTTCGATTCCGAGATTTTGGGCCTTCAAACATTTGAACGTGTCATGCGGATGGCTCGGACATGGGACTCCATCGTGTCATTGCTGCCTAAAGGTGGAGAGGTCATTTGGGGAAACATGGACCGGTCTCCTGAAGAAGGTCATGTTTGTGACTTCTCCAAGAAAAGCCATTCTAAGACCTCTTTAACCACAAATAATGTCAACAACAGTGACGTTAAGAGAGGCTTCCTAGTCAAAGATCTTGCTAACTATGGAAGAATAATCTCTTTCGGCAAGCCAGCCTCAGTTTTACATTCTTCAAAGCTTCCCACTGCTGATTCAAAG GAATTTTCGCGAACGAGTACTTCCGAAAATTTCAATAACTTTTCGTGTGGAGAGGCATGGACTGAATATGATGAGATGAGCAGGCAAAGCATCCAAAATGTTGCAGCAGATAAAGCTTACACAACTACAACTCTTCTTGATCTGCTTCGGTTTGTAGCACCGAAACTGATGAGACGAGCCGAAGCTCATTTTTCACATGGAATAGCTGAAAATCTTGATGACCCTAAATACAACCATTACAAATACTGGTCTAATCCACTTGAAACGAA ATTATCTGATGCTCCGGACATGGAGATATATTGCATGTATGGTGTCGGAATTCCGACTGAACGATCATACGTGTACAAGCTATCACCTAACAGTAGGTGCAAAAGCATTCCATACCAGATTGATAACTCAGTCCACGGAGAAGATGGTAGCTGCTTGAAAGGTGGAGTCTATTTCGCAGACGGGGACGAGAGTGTACCGGTTCTAAGTGCCGGCTTCATGTGTGCGAAAGGTTGGAGAGGACGAACCCGGTTCAATCCATCTGGTATTGCCACATACATCAGGGAGTACCGGCACAAGCCGCCAACTAGTCTGATGGAAGGGAGGGGGATCGAGAGTGGGTCACACGTCGACATCATGGGAAATTTCGCTCTGATCGAAGACATAATGCGTGTTGCAGCTGGTGCCACCGGGGACGAGATAGGAGGCGATCAGATTCACTCCGAAATCATAAAGATGTCGGAAAGAATTAACCTTGGGCTATGA